A region of the Struthio camelus isolate bStrCam1 chromosome 4, bStrCam1.hap1, whole genome shotgun sequence genome:
AAGAAAGTTTTGGATAGATCTTCTGACCACCCAGCCATCTTCCTACTGCCTATAACCATAACATGATCTGCTAACATTTTCATCTATGTTTTAACCGGCTTTTTTTctacgggaaaaaaaaaaacagtatttactcATTTTCCTGCCTCCCTCTGGTGTCTACTTTCTGCTCTCAAGGCTCAATAAATGGGAGAAAGCTTAAACGGCTGCAGCTGTTAAGTGAATATCTACAGCTTTTTATCACCAATCAATCACAGcatctgcattttatttattgttgAAATACATATCCTGCTGAATCTTACAGCAAAGCCACAGCTCCACACTCCTAGTAGCAGACTTATCTCAATTGCAAGGATCCAAGTTGCAATGGCTTCTGTCTGGCAAAgctccaaacttttttttctagtttcagttTCAGCTCAGGGTTGCATAAATTAGAGTaagtgcatgtgcgtgtgtgtgtgtgtgtgtgtgtgtgtgtgcgcgcgcgcgcgcgcatgcgtgtgtgcatgcacgccgGTGCACCCTCCCTCCCCAATTTTTTTTGAACTGAATTGATtctcttcattttgaaaaagtagTCTTCTGGATTGGGTGGAGATGAtgggggacaaaaaaaaatactttagttGCCCTTCTCTTGAGCTATTTTCAGTTGCATCCTCTACTGTCCTTAATGGGAGCTCCTGGGAGACTGATGCTGATACAAGGAAAAGGTGTATTACCTGACATCACACCATTTGGTATACCTAGAACTACACTGAATTATACCTCTGGAACATGATTATGAGTTTAACTGATAAGAGAAACCATCAAATTAAAGAAATCTATTTATTCTGCATAAGTCATGCCAACTGTGGTAATGCATAATTGATAATTAATGTAATTTCATAACATCTGATTCAAAGGCTACGTTACTTCAGGTACTCACTATGAAAGCACATGACATTGTGAGTGTGAATTAGAACCTTTGGAAACTTAAAATGATAAATTTAGGTGATAAATGacaaataaaatgataaatttaGCATGGTTTTGCTCACTGACGAGTCCTGATTAACATAGCGTCAGGCAATCCCCTCGCACTCATGTGGACAGCCATGCTGACAAAAATGAAGTTTGCGGGAATTTCTAATCTGTCTCAGTGCTTGGAGAGAAAGGCAATATTAAGTACAGCCAAAACTGTGCTTTTCACCTTTTGAGCTGCATCTCTGCTTTGTTAACATGGCATATTATACGGGTCTGTTCCTGCTGCAGATACTGGCTATAGTATGCTATAGTATGCTATAGTATGCTATAGTATGCTTTAGGTGTGCTAGAAGATGGCAGCTGGGAAGTATTTGTCTTACATTTTGCTCTAAATCAAAATAACTGAACTAGAATCAGCACTTATTCTATTTTCACTAATGAAATTGTAAAAGGAGAACCAATTCCATTCTCACTGTTTGTTTCTAACAACTGCATCAAACTTAatagaattcatttttttcagaactccCAAGGCGCGTTCTGGAAACAACCTGAAAGAGATAATAAGATGAAATTAAATCTAtgataaaaatctgaaattatgGAAAAAGCCGCAGCACAGGTGAGAGAAGAGCTGGTCTAAGAGCagaacatacacatacatattgaTTCTCTTAAGACTTAAAACTAGGAATATTTCCAAAGACTATACATAGACCTCAAATCCTTTTCTGGATTTAGCTTGGATCCCTTCACAACCTTCCTCCTTTCATTAAGATTCCAAGGATATTTACTGGGCAGGATTTTGGCTGCAATGCTGCTAAAGGATCAAGGATGGTTTAATATTGAACAGAGACACGTGTGTAACGAGTGTTTTCCTGCTTTGACAAGGAGCAAGCGGACAAAATGATCTGATGGTAATTATATGAGCGACATGAGATGTAGTTTCCTCTCTGAGGATTTTCCTCTTTCTATCATGAATTTTTCCTATTTGTTCCCCCAAcccaaattaaaatatatatatttttaaaagttggtaTCTAAAGGACTTTGATAGCTTTAGGTTTGAATTCTCTATGCTTCCTCCAAGCATTCAGTGTGTCCCTTGGAGATGCAAAAAAACCCTTATTAAATAATAACTTTTTCCTTTATCTGGTGTCTAGTAAACCTCGTAACTCACACTGCCACCACAGTGCACTTTTTAGTATATTGGCTCACTTGATTTATAATATGGTATAGCCTTTATTTCCAAGCTTAAGAGCTTAAAAATGAGGTGggaattaattttgctttttctttgctttcaaaacttttttggttaattcagaataataataataaaaaaaaactacaaagcaCCTCAACAAAAGAAATGGCATTATATTGAGACTATGTAATATTTTTAGTGAAGTTAGACCCAAGTTTGCCACCTTATATAAAAAGGTTATTACTAAGTGTTTCTTCAGACACTGTACAAGTTAACTGAAAAGTTAAATTAGTTGTTCTGATATGAATTCTAGATTTTGAACCTGAGCTCTGGCGAAAACACTATCTCAGTAGAGCAGCTACACTGGCTATTAAAAAGGTGTGTGAGAGGAGAAAACTTGCTTCACAGGGCTGAAAGAAGTGCTGGAGCCTTTTTTAAAGATACCGTCCCAGCCACTGTGACCTAGATCATCTGATGCTGAGACGAGGAAAGGAAAACTGATACGCAGCAGCTCCACAGGTCTTTCTGAAACTTCGCTGGGGCTGCTAGTTCAGATAAACTCTTCTCTGAGGTAGATGGGAAATACATAATTGTTAAGAAAAATGCattctcttcttctccctctctttccctgtcAGACTCCCACCCTTATTGTTCACTACTACAGAGTTACTTTGAAAAAGTGAACCATAATGAACTAAAATAAGACTCAACAAAATCTTTCTGTGTATAAAATCTACTGGTGTCATTGGAAAGAACCACTGTTCTATTTCATTGCCTTGTGACTTGTTCTTCTCATGTACTAACATATTTCAGATGGtatgttgtttaaaaaattaaaaatttctcCTATATGCACTATCAAGTGAAGAAAGGTATACCGGTGTCAAATACTGAATAAGTATAATAATCTAAGGTGAATGTTTACTTCTGGGGCCTGGAAATAAATCCTATACAAGGAGATTCTTATGCTCACAAACCCGATCTTTTACTACTATGAGAGGAAAATGCAGTCTCTCCTACAAAAAAGCTTGAAATCTGAGGCTTGAAATGAATTTTTACACTTACAAATTTGTACACTTGGATGTAGTTATCTAGGATATGTTTTTagtcatagtttttttttttttgctactcacttttcaaaaaataatgcAATTCTTAGATTTGATGgaacaaaaatcattttctgattgGTCAGTATTCCCTCCATCAGTTTGTTCACAACTTCTTCAATCTCCAAAACATTTCCAAGcctaaaatgaaaggaaaaacgtGCATTTAAGAGCCACAATAGTAAAAcatggtgtgtgggggggggagaagggcagTGGAACATGAAGGCTCATGAACACAGGTAGTTCAAATACAACTACTATGTGGATTAAGTGACTGTGCAGATTTTCTTTAATCAATTGTATATACAAATTTATCTCAATTTTTATATACTCAGTTTGAGTACCAGATCTAAAGGAGGGACAAATACGTAATACATTGATTcaaagaagcaaaggcaaaggcttgaaaTTTTTCTTCTATTGCAACATTACCTTGTACTTGGATTTTTCACAAAGCCAGTGTTTACAAAAACTGGACAAAGACAAGATGTTTTTATTCCATCCTTCCCCAGTGTAGACAGCTCCTCTGTTAGAGCTTTATGAAATCCAACTGCAGCAAACTTGCTTgaactgcaggggaaaaaaaaaagcacaaatgcgAAGGCAGGAATACTGTTTCTAACTGTATGCCAACTAAACTAACTGAAAGATCACAGCAATACTGATTGGTTGGGCAAAAAGAAGTCATTCATTTGAGAGACGTGGAAGGGACTAATTCTAACTTTGCCTATGCCACAGTAGGGTTCTGAGTTAGATATTGCTGCTTAGGAAAGAAATTATGGAAATGGGGTGGATACTTCTTTCAAAAAGTTGGCTCAGTAGTAAACAGGCAGATGAATGTTAGGAGTTCTTAGAAAAGAAGTAAATATGCATGAGTCTGTGGAGTTTGCCTTTCTCGAATACCAGGTGCAGTTTCTATTTTACAAGGTGAGCCTGATATGTCTATAAGTTCtcactatgggaaaaaaaaactgaagatgaAATTCAGGATAAGTCTGTAAAATTAAGAAGTGTGTGGACAGTAGAAATAGAGAACTATCTACTGTTTATTGTAACACAAGGAAGCATCATGTGACAGTCGCAGGCAAGTTTTACAGTAAAGAACCATTGTGCATACAGCACTgaggaactcattgccacagaaatTTGTGGAAGCCAACAAAATAAATCATCAGCTACAAAAGAAAGTAGAATCAGAGAGATGTTTATTTCATACTATTAAATTTGAGCTTATAATCCAGGTAAAACCCTGGCTCAGGAGTTATCAAGTTGCCATCAATGGCTATAGGGGATGGAACATATTACAAGAAAGACTGTTCCACCCTGAACCACTACAACAGAGGGCTAGACAAACTTTTAATCTGATCCAGTATGTCTGTTCTTATGCCCATATAACACaaattttttcagtgtttcatgTGCTTCTAGTGGATACAGGCTATGTATCAATCGCTGAGTTGGTCAGTTAGGTTGCTAACAGCACCCAACTTTAAATGttattcttggatttttttaaggGAAGGCTTTATAAGAAGGGAACTTAGAACTTGACCGTGCATAGACAGAAACTGTATGATAAAAGTGAAAGGTGCAGTCTGGCTTCTCAAAGTCAAGCATATGCACTTTCtaaatattgaagaaaaatatgaattttaattaGTTGATTTGTCACATCATTATTCCTCCATAGAAGGATCGCTCCTGATTCAATCAGCAAATCAGTTGGTACCTCTATGCATACTTAcaggctgggctttttttttcccttagcacCATCTTTTGGAAGCACTTTTTTAAGTTGGAAGATTATCTCTGTTATGCTATGTTTGTTGATGGGGAAGACACATGTAAAAAAAGTGAAGGGGATTGAGTTTTAGAGTCACTTACCAGTAAGCCAGCATGAACGATGTCACAGTATGACCTGCTGCTGAAGCCACTGTGATGATATGGCCATAGTTGTTGTTCATCATTGTTGGCAGAAAAGCTTTTGTTGTCTTGCAAGtataaaaaaaggcagaaatggcGGGGAGAGAGAACATTTTCTTAGGCATATTCCACACCAATTATTTATATCTAAATGATTAATGTTATCAATAATGGCATGTGTTCGTTTAGAACAtaagaaattagatttttcagTTGCTGCACCCTATGATATGCCTCTAAGATTGGTACCATGTAAGATTTTGAGAAACACAGATACTACCTTTTCCTAATTTCAGCTGGTACAATTTgtaacctattaaaaaaaaaaaaaacccgatgTTTCAGGGAAGGAGAATGTAAGCATAATCTGATGCTCATGTTTTTCCTATGGTGTTTTTTAGGTTTCAGTCGTCAGCAGAAATGCTGTCAGTGTCTCACACAAGCATGTACAATAAAATTCTTGTCACTATGTAGCATCTCTTTTCTTCCATTGCAAACAAAAAGTCTTTACTACCTTTACCCCTTTATTTCTGTAGTCCCTGCTAaaatcttccccccaccccatccctggGATTAGCTGTTGTTGTGCCAAGGACCCAAGCTGGCCCAGCTCTGATACGGCTCAGCTGCATAACCTTGACTCAAGACTGctcagaaagagctgtgagaaaaaCTGCAAAGAGATAAGAAAGGTAACAATAACATAGGCAGGACTGTGACATCGGTATCAGTTCAGGAATCCAAGAGGGAAAACACTGATACAGAAAGATATACAATCCTACAGGCAGACAACCCAGGGAGACTAGTCGGGCTGGTGGGTGCAGTCGGGGATGAGTGCAGTCTCATGGGCCGTGGGGTTGAGCTGCCAGAGCCACGAGTGTCATCGGAGCCAGGGAGCTGCACCCAAGAGCTGTGAGGCCAACCCTGTTCTGCCCAACCTGCACCTGCCTGGCCAGCAGAGACCCTTTCAGAGGCACGCACCACCCAGCCATCTTTTGTGTATGTGAGCCAATAAAgaattcttctgttgtttttaagcTGTCTAGATCCTGCTTACAGATTCTCTGTGCCTGGCTAAAGGTGCAAACTGACCCAAAAGGGGACCGTGATACACCTTCAGAACGGACCAACCTGTGTTGCAAATAAGGCTGTCACTGGTTGgctaatacagaaagaaagaatggaaaaactAGACAAAGCTCAGAACAGCAAGAAGTTAATTAGCAGTCTCCAAACAGTCAAATGAGATGGgtgtttaatgtttttttcatattatGCACAAGGAGGGAATCAGGAAGtgccaaatttaaaaaatgtaattatacaAATACGTCATGTTCACTGCTTTCAGAGGCATATATGCAGCTGTGCACAATTAAATCTGATAACAGCTAGACGATACGCCTGTATAATAATAAAACGTTAGGGAATAACTCCTATCAAGCAACGCAAGAATTTAAGGTTCCTGTAATATTATCTCACACATTTGAGAATTCCGAGTGTATTAAATGTTTGACCTAACATGGGCACAGTGGTACTGGAGGGGAAGGGCATGTAAATGAACTGCACAAGCTTTTAAATGTAGAATAGGGTTCACCTGCTTCTCATTTATAGCATACTTAGcaacttgcttttttatttagtaCTTCACCTGTGCTATATACAACAGAAAGATAATTTCATAGCacatcaattattttaaaataattgttagtCTAAATTTATATCCTTAATACTATACACACAAAAATTAAGATACCAACATGCTAGTGACCCTTACCCAGAAATGAGCAAGAATGTTCACTTCAAACATTTTTTCAATTTCTTGATCCTGAGTTGAGAGCAGGTCTGCAGCTGTAATCACACCAGCGTTATTCACCAAGATGGAGACATCGCCAATGTCCTTTTTCACCTTTTTAACAGAGAGAACATAAAGATGCTGCTCATTTATTATCAAAAAATGCAAAGATTACTAAAGTAGCTCTGTAATTAATTTTAGATTTAGAATTGTTTCTTGGGGAGAGCAAGATCATACTAAGTATCCACATTTGGCAGGAATTACACGGTATAATGAAATCTGTTGTAGCTCTGATGTTCTGCTGTTAATTAATCCCAGTATTTATAGCCTTCTACACACTATCCACAGACAAAGTATGCTCTTTGAAGTCACATTCAGTACTATGAACACACAGAATGTTTTGAGCCAGTTGACTTATACTCtcaaattcaaaattattcaaaagTCCTCGGTGCTCTCTGTATGCTGTACAGGACAGTAAAAGGAACAAGTTCTTTCAGGCTTTTAAAGTCTGAAGAACAAACTCTGAAAAAGGCATGATATGCAGCGGACTTACAAAAGAGGATGAGCCTGGCTGCAATATGTGAAGTGCTACATCACACTTTgtacagaaagcagcaaaaaggGGTATGATTTCAAGAACTCGAATGATTTGAGAGATATACctcatgttttgttttccagactgTTCTGAAAATCAAGCATGTTTGGGTAAACCTTACAATATGTACCTATCACCCTTACCTTTTCTGCAGTACTGTAGATTTCCTCCTTTTTACTGCAGTCCACCACAAAGGCATGAACGGTGGCTCCCAGCCTTTTGCATTCTGCTGCTGTGCTCTCAAGACCATgctgtgagaggaaaaaagaaagatggacTTGCTCAACTGTACCTTGACCACATTTTGTCCTTTGACCATCACTACAGACAAGTTAGAGGCTAAAGATGTATCCAGATTGTGTAACTGTTTTTATCCACTTAGCATTCAGGGTTACCCAGAGAAAGGAATGTAGCCTGGCTCGTTAGAAGGACTAGTATTCTGACCTTAAACTAGTGACTTACATAGACTGACTGCTAGAAAGGGAATGCAGAGATACGAGTGACTTTGCCTTGGTTAAAGCACATTTACCCAGGCTATACAAAGGGAGCAATTACTTTTAAAGCACAGCAGGCAGACAGCATGACTGTAAGCAGAGCTCTTAAAACACAAGTCTAGATTACACCTCTGAGATATAAAAAATTGGGCCTACATTTTTCAATATTGACTGGTTGTGAGAAGAGAGGTGTGCGCCATGGCACACAAATGTAGACAGACATTTCACATGAGAACAGTAGTTGACAAAGATGCAACAGAGCTCTTAAGATGGGTTCGTGGACGTTGCCTGTCCAGAACAAAGGACTGAAAGTGTGATTCCAGTGGAAGGTCAGAGCCCAGGGACTACTCCCTGGAaacaagtatgattttttttcttgctctgaatAAAAAGTATAAAACGTCTGTCTTCttagttcttttttattattttattttaagcccTGTCCTTTCCATCCCTTTAAAAAGTAATTCAGTTTCTGAGTGGATTTTCTCCATAGTCCCGCCCCTGAAGAGAGAGCATCCCcattcttagaaaagaaaaaaaggctcaaaCATTTTCAGTCAAAAACATCTTAGACCATTTTACTACAAAAGACCAGAGAAAAAAGTTCACTAGTGTTTTAGGGCAAAAAAGCTTAATTTGAAGAGAGGTGATGAATCTCTAAACTGGGGTTGCAGCTGAAGTAAATGCGCTGCAAACAGAGCCATTGCTTAGAGGGACCTGAGAGGTTTGCATTTCTGTTCCAAGTGTCCCTTCTGTACATAGGACAACAGGTCAGAGGCCTTACCTAGATTGCTCTAGACAAAACTGTTCACTGTAGCATACGAAATACTATATTTTAAGAGAGCTCTTCCAGTCCTGGGCGTGTTTGTGCTTTTGAATTATGTTGTTTCAGGTATCCAAGAATCAATACCCACCTGCCCTAACAGCCTAGTGACTGCTCCACTGTATAGCTTCAGTAATTTAAAGGTGTTGAGTGAGATATGAGTTAGAAGAGGATGTGGCTGAAAATAATACTTAAGTTGGCCACTTTTATGCATAGTTTCACAGCCCAAACATGTATGTTCCCCTGGTTGCAACTTATCAGGAAGAGTGACACACAGATTGCAGTTCCTCTGCAGCTAGTAGGAATTCAGCCAAGAACTACTGGGCTAAATGCTATCAGCTCAAAAGGCAGGTTTAAAAACATGAACGGTCTACttgactgtgttttgtttttatggaatCAGGTTTATCTCAGAAACACCTATAAAACTGAGAACTGCAGGTTTAGGTGCAAGGCTATGaagttagaaaaatatttgtgcaaaCATATATTACCCATTAGATGAGAAAACCGTGCTGATAGATTATAATGGCTTTTGCAAAGGAACAACAGAACTTCCACGTTCATAAAAGATGCTGGTTTTACAGATTTTTAGCTGGGAGAACTTGTTATGCCACATGTGGAGCAGGCTACCCCTATTGCTGTGGCTATACAATCCAAAGTGCAGAGGAGCTATGACCTTGTATTTGGACAGTACTGTGCATAGCAAAATAGTGTAATTAGTTTTCTCAAAACTGACAATGCTCATGGTCACGATAACATATCCATCATCTCTCAGTAATACCATATAACATCTGCTCAGTTCCCAAAAAAATTTAAGGTCTTTTatgttgtaggatttttttttagttgccaGTGCAGTTATCTCAGATGGTAAACATGACATCAATCATACTCTAGGTTACAGGTTAACTGGAATTAATAATATTATGCCATTAGAACTAATTCTGTCCTGAGTCACAAGCTGGAACAAAAGTTCATTCACAGAGCTAGGTTAGGAACAGGCACACATTTTGGTCTTGAACTCTTTCCTATTTCAGTCTAAAGGAATTTATTTCACCTGACTTACTGGTGCGTTGTCTAACTAGAACAACTAAATACACAGATTTTTCTATTGATGTTTGCCACCCGTTTTGGCTGCAGTCAGGAATTTCAGAGCtgctaaacaaataaaaagatactATTTGCATGCAGCTACATTGCTCTGCATTGGTGTGTTTTAGGCATTTCATCATTCAGACAAACATTTTGGAGATAAACTTGGCTGGAAATGGCTAAACAATTTTGTGCTACACTGAATAACAGACTGAAATGATTCAAGCAGGCCGGAGGCACAATTACAAGTCCCAAAACCAACTCAAGCATTTCCTAAAGCCTTTATAACAATGCAGCACGTTGGAAGTAGAAGGGAATTTGCTGTTATCTGTGTCTGAAGGTGACAGAAAGTCACATGACTTGGGAATAGTGAAGTGACAAGACCCAGATAACAAATGGCCTGCGATATCTGCTTATTTGACAAAAGTTATACAGGACCCTAGGGTGGGTGTCTCTAACTGTCCCACCTCAGCACCCAGCTGCTGCTTAAGGTTCATGGCATCTGGGAATGAAGGCTTTTCCAAGTAAGTTTCCTACGAGGCTTGAGCAAGGAAGCAAGTCTCACAGCGCCCTAACTCATACAGAATAACACCCCTCATAAAAtgcagttcttttattttttttaatgtgatcacTAGAGCGGAAGTGGAACTTGTGAAGATGCCcacattttacattaaaatgaaagaaataattagCCTATATTTCAGCCTCAAAGCAGGATCAACAGGGTCAAACTGTTTATGACCTTCCACATCATctatcatttatttaaaatgttctaaAGACCTCCAGGATACACTGCCTACTTTGGCAATGTATTTCAGTGTCTACTTATCATCACcattagaatatttttcctaGTACCAAAGCTAAACCTCCCTTGCTACAAATTTAAACTTATTTATTCCCCTCGCATTCCAGTGAACATGGATAACATTCTGTTGTGCAGCAGCCTTTCATATGTAGGAAGACTGGTGTAATGCCTCTCCCCCCTTGAGTCTTTATTTCTTgaggttaaaagaaaagaaagaaagaaatcacaatCTTAAAGATTTCCATCATGGCTCAGGTTCTGTTATGTTGTGTTCCTTCTCTTGCATCTTTTTTGAAGAACATGGAAGTGATGCCCAAATATGGGCATGCTACTTTAAGTATGGTCTTATCTGTAACGGACGGCACAAAAGAACACTGaaaattttacagttttcttaTTTACATATCCCACTAtcatgctttctttctttcccccacccccagcatcAGGTTGACATCATGAACTCATCTTCAGTTTCTCATCCACTGTGTCAGAAACCTTTTCTGTGCACTGCTGTCTAGCCACTCGTTCCCTCTCTGTACAGTTGTTGATTACTGTTATATTGAGTACTATGTCTTTATTCTTACCGAACAACATTCTGTGTATTTTATCTATCCAGTCTCCATTTGTTAAGATAATTTTCATATCTAATCAAATAATCTAAAATGAGAGTTTGGTCTAGTGTAAAAATTAACAAGGGCATGTCTACAACATACAACAGCACCAAAAGGCTGTTGGCGCAAACCAATTCAGTTCAGCACAATGATACACGCTGGCATGTTGTTCTTCCAGCAACATATGCAAAATATATAGGATTAGAGAAATGGCAGGGCAGAACCTGTCCTACCCTCCTGTAGAAACactcttctgttttcagtttcttttcctgCCAGCTGGAACAGCAGTTCTACCAGCCTCTTCCTGATCACTGTGCCTCTCAGTTGGAGGTATTCTTTGAAAAGCTGAACAAGGAACCATACT
Encoded here:
- the HSD17B11 gene encoding estradiol 17-beta-dehydrogenase 11, with product MNLFLEFLLFLAVLSYSYLEAFLKLFIPVKRKLVCGEIVLITGAGHGIGRATACEFAKRQSRLVLWDINKHGLESTAAECKRLGATVHAFVVDCSKKEEIYSTAEKVKKDIGDVSILVNNAGVITAADLLSTQDQEIEKMFEVNILAHFWTTKAFLPTMMNNNYGHIITVASAAGHTVTSFMLAYCSSKFAAVGFHKALTEELSTLGKDGIKTSCLCPVFVNTGFVKNPSTRLGNVLEIEEVVNKLMEGILTNQKMIFVPSNLRIALFFEKLFPERALGVLKKMNSIKFDAVVRNKQ